DNA from Bradyrhizobium diazoefficiens USDA 110:
CTCGTCGGTGCCGAGCAGGAACGGGCTCTGGCCGTCGGCGGTCCATAGCGGTGAGATCCGCGAGTTCATCAGCTGAAGTTGCGCCGGATCGAACGGGTTCTGGACCGCAAGCCAGGAGGCAAAGATCGCGAGCAGGAAGAACAAGACCGTGATGGCGGCCGCAACCATGGTGAGCTTGGAGCGGCGGAAGGAATAGAAGACGTCGCTATCGAGCGCGCGGCTGAACCAGCCGCGGGCAGCGTGGGTCGGCTGCGTGCTCTGCTTGTCGGAATTGGAGACGACTGCGTCTGACATGCAGATTGCCCTATGTCGCGCGGCCGACGGTCGAGCGCAGGCGCGGATCGACCACGGTGTAGAGGATATCGACCACCAGATTGATGGTGACGAAAATCAGCGAGACCATCAGCAGGTAGGCGGCCATAATCGGGATATCGACGTTTTGCACGGCCTGAACGAACAGAAGTCCCATGCCCGGCCACTGGAACACGGTTTCGGTGATGATCGAAAATGCAATAACCGAGCCAAACTGGAGCCCGGCTACCGTGATCACGGGAATGAGCGTGTTCTTCAGCGCGTGGCCGAAATGGATGGCACGGGTGGTGAGCCCCCGGGCGCGGGCGAAGCGGATATAGTCGGTTCGCAGCACTTCCAGCATCTCCGCCCGCACCAGCCGCATGATCAGGGTCATCTGGAATAGGCCGAGCGTGATCGAGGGCATGATCAGCGCCTTCAGGCCCGACAGCGTGAGCAGGCCCGTCGTCCACCAGCCGAGCTTGACCACCTCGCCGCGGCCGAACGAGGGCAGCCAGCCCAGCGTCACCGCGAACAGATAGATCAGGAGGATGCCGATCAGGAACGTCGGCAGCGAGATGCCGATCAATGAGACCGCCTGGAATAATTTGGCGAGCGCGGTGTCGCGCTTGAGCGCCGAATAGACTCCCATCAGGATCCCGAACACCATTGCGAACACGGTCGCGCAGATCGCAAGTTCCAGCGTCGCGGGCATGCGCTCCATCAATAGCGCCGAGACCGGCTGGCGGAACTGGTAGGACACGCCGAACTTGAACTGCGCGGCATCGCCGAAATAGCGCACGAACTGCACCGGCACGGGATCATCGAGGCCGAGCGACTTGCGCACGGCTTCGCGTTCGGCCGCCGACGTGTCGATCGAGACGATCTGGTTGACGGGATCGCCGGCGAATCGGAACATCGAGAACGCGATGATGCCGACGGCAAACATGACGCCGATAGCCTGAACGGCGCGGCGTAGAGTGAAAGCGAGCATTTCTTCCACTGTCCTTGGGTGCGCTTACAGCCGACGACTTTGTCGGCCGGAAAAGGAAAGGTCCCGGAAGCCTGACGCTCCCGGGACCTCGTGTTCAACTGACGCTATTCCTTCTTGGTCGCCCAATGGAACATGACCAGATTGTCGGCGCGCTGCGGCAGGTTGACCTTCTTCGATACGCCCCAGGCCAGCGCCTGCTGGTGCAGCGGGATGTAGGACCAGTCCTTGTTGCCGATTTCGTAGGCCTGCTTGATCAGCTGGTTGCGCTTGGCGGTGTCGGTTTCGACCAGCACCTTGTCGGTGATGGCGTCGAACTCCTTGTTGCAGTAGCCGCCGAGATTGGCCTCGCCCCGTGAGGATTTCGCATCGTCGCGGCAGCCCATGATGTCAAAGAGCACGTTGTGGGAGTCCATCGTGCTCGGCGTCCAGCCCAGCATGTAGAACGAGGTCTGGTAGCCGCCTTGCTTCAGCACCTTGGCGAAGTACTGTGCCTTCGGCTGCGCCAGCAGATTGATCTTGACGCCGATGCGGGCGAGCATGCCGACCACGGCCTGGCAGATCGCGGCGTCGTTGACATAACGATCGTTCGGGCAGTCCATGGTGACCTCGAAGCCGTCGGGATAGCCGGCCTCGGTCAGGAGCTTCTTGGCGCCGTCGGGATCGAATTTCGGCCGCGTGAACTCCTTGGACAGTATGAACAGCTCCGGCGCGATCATCAGCGC
Protein-coding regions in this window:
- a CDS encoding ABC transporter permease, translated to MLAFTLRRAVQAIGVMFAVGIIAFSMFRFAGDPVNQIVSIDTSAAEREAVRKSLGLDDPVPVQFVRYFGDAAQFKFGVSYQFRQPVSALLMERMPATLELAICATVFAMVFGILMGVYSALKRDTALAKLFQAVSLIGISLPTFLIGILLIYLFAVTLGWLPSFGRGEVVKLGWWTTGLLTLSGLKALIMPSITLGLFQMTLIMRLVRAEMLEVLRTDYIRFARARGLTTRAIHFGHALKNTLIPVITVAGLQFGSVIAFSIITETVFQWPGMGLLFVQAVQNVDIPIMAAYLLMVSLIFVTINLVVDILYTVVDPRLRSTVGRAT